A part of Myxococcus landrumus genomic DNA contains:
- a CDS encoding radical SAM protein → MSVRIRERRESWGTIVYDNLRDEFSAKVYEGCEPVPQSPIGCGWLVTAPCNLKCIHCYGNDEDLPSERLSTPQQLKVADEIIRAGIMRQILSGGEPLMRKDTLQVIEKLTDNGVATILGTNGTFLTAQMMKTVSKCTRVEISLDSMDERVNNEIRPSRNIKGNTYKETLRAIGLCVDSGVAPRILTCLNRHNSQHVEELAQFIYERGIRDWAISWTLNAGRAYHIYSELMPEETNHVTAVVEKLRLRYPDMQIRLSDRTVNYSRYYFLIWPNGIVGTEEIVTGKKLFFSSLVTGTVKDGWTRENYDWGAHFRKWVGDRVQVIPMESRTALSA, encoded by the coding sequence ATGTCCGTGCGTATCCGAGAGCGTCGCGAGAGTTGGGGCACCATCGTCTATGACAACCTTCGCGATGAGTTCTCCGCGAAGGTGTACGAGGGCTGCGAGCCGGTCCCCCAGAGTCCCATCGGTTGTGGATGGTTGGTGACAGCCCCCTGCAATCTCAAATGCATTCATTGCTATGGCAACGACGAGGACCTGCCGTCCGAGCGCCTCTCCACGCCTCAGCAATTGAAGGTGGCCGACGAAATCATCCGCGCGGGAATCATGCGACAGATTCTCTCCGGGGGTGAGCCGCTGATGCGCAAGGACACCTTGCAGGTCATCGAGAAGCTCACCGACAACGGGGTCGCCACCATCCTGGGGACGAACGGAACCTTCCTGACGGCCCAGATGATGAAGACGGTGTCGAAGTGCACGCGCGTGGAGATCAGCCTCGACTCCATGGATGAGCGCGTGAACAACGAGATTCGTCCCAGCCGCAACATCAAGGGCAACACCTACAAGGAGACGCTCCGGGCCATTGGCCTGTGCGTGGACAGCGGCGTGGCGCCGCGCATCCTGACCTGTCTGAACCGCCACAACAGCCAGCACGTGGAGGAGCTTGCCCAGTTCATCTACGAGCGGGGCATCCGCGACTGGGCCATCTCTTGGACGCTCAACGCGGGCCGCGCCTACCACATCTACAGCGAGCTGATGCCCGAGGAGACCAACCACGTCACCGCCGTGGTGGAGAAGCTCCGCCTGCGCTACCCGGACATGCAGATCCGCCTGTCGGACCGCACGGTCAACTACAGCCGCTACTACTTCCTCATCTGGCCCAACGGCATCGTGGGCACGGAGGAGATTGTCACCGGCAAGAAGCTCTTCTTCAGCTCCCTGGTGACGGGCACGGTGAAGGACGGCTGGACGCGCGAGAACTACGACTGGGGTGCCCACTTCCGGAAGTGGGTGGGAGACCGCGTCCAGGTCATCCCCATGGAGAGCCGGACGGCCCTGAGCGCGTAG
- a CDS encoding GMC family oxidoreductase N-terminal domain-containing protein: MRLCIVGSGIAATVTARAALERGYEVVMVEAGPRTLMRDGRRWLDFVTTGVRPYNTCEDTQGDANTRPEGVSERDRYLIKGSRLMAVGGSTLHWSGWTPRLQPEDFELHSRTGKGIDWPFGYAQLEPYYCQAESLLNVTGPNTPAPSHPTPWRSAPYKWDSPPYPVEAEPVRHALKSLGISYDHIPMSRRGPGGEGVGGPCMTFGTCRYCPMGARFDPTLLHAELEAHPGFKLLDNSPVLSVDMVGDVAQGVTYRTPEGGTATLKADAVLVAAGALETPKLLWHSGFDEKRLPTLGRYLLTHPMLKVEGKLLKAPREFNGREVPMPALFSRHFDTPEQQAAGKMLFSEYPEEPDMQAWVRKENLAPGYIGSFARESRLNLHGFIEEFPQAGNRLRFTGAPGERKVDLHYAVDAGFQARWQWMTDTLMKVMRASGCDEPGIWISGVIRRADHSVGTVRFGKGPESGVVDGQHRVFGTKNLFALTNGNFPNNGAINPTLTLTALSLRWSHQVLPGLKK; this comes from the coding sequence ATGAGGCTGTGCATCGTCGGAAGTGGTATCGCCGCCACCGTCACCGCGCGGGCCGCGCTGGAGCGGGGCTACGAAGTCGTGATGGTCGAAGCCGGCCCCAGGACGCTCATGCGGGACGGGCGCCGCTGGCTGGATTTCGTCACCACGGGCGTGCGGCCCTACAACACCTGTGAGGACACCCAGGGCGACGCCAACACCCGGCCCGAGGGCGTCTCCGAGCGAGACCGCTACCTCATCAAAGGCAGCCGGCTGATGGCCGTGGGTGGGTCCACGCTGCACTGGAGCGGTTGGACTCCGCGCCTCCAGCCCGAGGACTTCGAGCTGCACTCGCGCACCGGCAAGGGCATCGACTGGCCGTTTGGCTATGCGCAGTTGGAGCCCTACTACTGCCAGGCCGAATCCCTGCTCAACGTCACCGGCCCCAACACGCCCGCCCCCTCCCATCCCACGCCCTGGCGCTCCGCGCCCTACAAGTGGGACAGCCCGCCGTATCCCGTCGAGGCGGAGCCGGTGCGCCACGCCCTGAAGTCCCTGGGCATCAGCTACGACCACATCCCCATGTCGCGGCGAGGCCCCGGCGGCGAGGGCGTGGGCGGCCCCTGCATGACGTTCGGCACGTGCCGCTACTGTCCGATGGGCGCGCGCTTCGACCCCACCCTGCTGCACGCGGAGCTGGAAGCCCACCCCGGGTTCAAGCTGCTCGACAACAGCCCGGTGCTGTCGGTGGACATGGTGGGCGACGTGGCCCAGGGCGTCACCTACCGCACCCCCGAGGGCGGCACCGCCACGCTCAAGGCGGACGCCGTGCTGGTGGCCGCGGGCGCCCTGGAGACGCCCAAGCTCCTGTGGCACTCGGGCTTCGACGAGAAGCGCCTGCCCACGCTCGGGCGCTACCTGCTCACGCACCCGATGCTCAAGGTCGAGGGCAAGCTGCTCAAGGCGCCTCGGGAGTTCAATGGCCGCGAAGTCCCGATGCCGGCCCTCTTCTCGCGCCACTTCGACACCCCGGAGCAGCAGGCCGCCGGGAAGATGCTGTTCTCCGAGTACCCGGAGGAGCCGGACATGCAGGCCTGGGTGCGGAAGGAGAACCTGGCACCGGGCTACATCGGCTCCTTCGCGCGGGAGAGCCGGCTCAACCTCCACGGCTTCATCGAGGAGTTCCCCCAGGCCGGCAACCGCCTGCGCTTCACCGGCGCGCCGGGCGAGCGCAAGGTGGACCTGCACTACGCGGTGGACGCGGGGTTCCAGGCGCGCTGGCAGTGGATGACCGACACGTTGATGAAGGTCATGCGGGCCTCGGGCTGCGACGAGCCGGGCATCTGGATTTCGGGCGTGATTCGCCGCGCCGACCACTCGGTGGGCACGGTGCGCTTCGGCAAGGGGCCCGAGTCGGGTGTCGTGGACGGCCAGCACCGCGTCTTCGGGACGAAGAACCTCTTCGCCCTCACCAACGGCAACTTCCCGAACAACGGCGCCATCAATCCGACGCTGACGCTCACCGCCCTCTCGCTGCGGTGGTCGCACCAGGTGCTGCCGGGCCTGAAGAAGTAG
- a CDS encoding NUDIX hydrolase — protein sequence MEQMDVIDAQGRVVGRAAREAVYGQKLPHRIVHVMVEHEGKVFLQRRSLQMKFMPGHLCTSAGGHVDAGEAPLDAARRELREELGLDSPLSLVAEFVFDDGHHRRIFLYRTKLDGAMRFSEREVGGGLFLAPEELGRLRDEPCHPQLLPCLEQMFPASGGSARP from the coding sequence ATGGAACAGATGGATGTCATCGATGCGCAGGGGCGGGTGGTGGGCCGTGCGGCTCGCGAAGCGGTCTACGGCCAGAAGCTGCCCCATCGCATCGTGCATGTGATGGTGGAGCACGAGGGCAAGGTCTTCCTGCAGCGGCGCTCCCTGCAGATGAAGTTCATGCCGGGCCACCTGTGCACCTCGGCGGGGGGCCATGTCGACGCGGGGGAGGCCCCGCTGGACGCCGCCCGGCGCGAGCTGCGGGAGGAGCTGGGGCTGGACAGTCCCCTCTCCCTCGTCGCGGAGTTCGTCTTCGATGACGGGCACCACCGGCGCATCTTCCTGTATCGCACCAAGCTAGACGGGGCGATGCGCTTCTCGGAGCGGGAAGTGGGCGGCGGACTCTTCCTGGCGCCCGAGGAGCTGGGCCGCCTGCGCGACGAGCCCTGTCATCCGCAGTTGCTGCCCTGTCTGGAGCAGATGTTCCCGGCCTCTGGCGGCAGCGCACGGCCGTGA
- the mxcH gene encoding TonB-dependent siderophore myxochelin receptor MxcH, with the protein MTLLADSTVPATRPVSPSPPLAWSRWSVLLGALVLALPVAAQEPVPASAPPAPVGKGDIAGRMRPCEGGDLGHAEVWLLDASERVTTLRADSQGRFLAKDLAPGAYVLHAYVPGCEPQSYRVQVAAGERADVDAALTESVTLETTIDVTGRTLGRGEERTLSAESVQVVELEEARQQSADLGEVLSRGTGVSVQRTGGLGSASRFSLNGFSGEQVRFFLDGIPLDMAGFGLGLANVPVNLLKRVEVYRGVVPVRFGADALGGAVNLVSSDGDEPNGASISLQAGSYGTYRGSLSGHYKLGESGFFLKGHAFGDLARNNYKVDVEVADEFGRLGPARVPRFHDGFAAGGFGLEVGVLEQPFADRLSLRVFGTRARKELQHNVVMTVPYGEARSAEESLGALATWAHQGLMSGKLRLEGVGGYSRRDTDFRDMARSVYDWYGNQGVERRQPGEIDSTAADQVLRQESVLARLHAGYEFSAAQQLRVSLAPTFVTRGGEDRLKQGTDQRDPLSAQRDLLTGVGGIEHELALGDGALKNVAFLKGYMMRSTSEEALPEGGFRRQDQSTERLGVGESLRLFLPHGLMLKASYEYATRLPGPDELFGDGVMVLANLGLRPEVSHNANLELSLSDFRTGVGTWRGSVGGFARLADQLIVLLGDDTTLSYQNVFAARSLGVEASAGWTSPGEWLSLDANSTWQDFRNAGGAGAYAAFKGDRIPNRPWLFANLTARLQRGSLLLTGDTASFSVTSRYIHEFYRGWESQGLRAFKQKVSSQFTHSLGLSYTKPGPVTLGGTLEVLNVTDAKTYDFFGVQRPGRALSFKVTADF; encoded by the coding sequence ATGACGCTCCTCGCTGACTCCACCGTCCCCGCAACACGTCCTGTCTCGCCCAGCCCGCCTCTCGCGTGGTCTCGCTGGAGCGTGCTCCTGGGGGCGCTGGTGCTGGCGCTCCCCGTCGCCGCGCAGGAGCCCGTGCCGGCTTCCGCCCCGCCGGCTCCGGTGGGGAAGGGGGACATCGCGGGGCGGATGCGCCCTTGCGAGGGGGGCGACCTGGGGCATGCCGAGGTGTGGCTGCTCGACGCGAGCGAGCGCGTGACGACGCTGCGGGCGGACTCGCAGGGGCGGTTCCTGGCCAAGGACCTCGCGCCCGGGGCCTACGTGCTGCACGCGTATGTGCCTGGCTGTGAGCCCCAGTCCTATCGCGTCCAGGTCGCCGCCGGAGAGCGCGCGGACGTGGACGCGGCGCTCACGGAGAGCGTCACCCTGGAGACCACCATCGACGTGACGGGGAGGACCCTGGGCCGGGGCGAGGAGCGCACCCTGTCGGCCGAGTCCGTCCAGGTCGTGGAGCTCGAGGAGGCGCGTCAGCAGTCGGCGGACCTGGGCGAGGTGCTCAGCCGTGGCACGGGCGTCAGCGTGCAGCGGACGGGAGGACTGGGCTCCGCCAGCCGCTTCTCGCTCAACGGCTTCTCGGGTGAGCAGGTCCGCTTCTTCCTGGATGGCATCCCGCTGGACATGGCGGGCTTCGGGCTGGGGCTGGCCAACGTGCCGGTGAACCTGCTCAAGCGCGTGGAGGTGTACCGGGGCGTGGTCCCCGTGCGCTTCGGCGCCGACGCGCTGGGCGGCGCCGTCAACCTGGTCTCCTCGGATGGGGATGAGCCGAACGGGGCCTCCATCTCCCTGCAGGCGGGCTCGTACGGCACGTACCGTGGCTCGCTGTCGGGGCACTACAAGCTGGGGGAGTCGGGGTTCTTCCTGAAGGGGCATGCCTTCGGGGACCTGGCTCGCAACAACTACAAGGTGGACGTGGAGGTCGCCGACGAGTTCGGCCGCCTCGGGCCCGCGCGTGTGCCGCGCTTCCATGACGGCTTCGCCGCCGGTGGCTTCGGGCTGGAGGTGGGCGTGCTCGAGCAGCCGTTCGCGGACCGGCTCTCGCTGCGTGTGTTCGGCACGCGGGCTCGCAAGGAGCTGCAGCACAACGTGGTGATGACCGTCCCCTACGGCGAGGCCCGCTCCGCGGAGGAGAGCCTGGGCGCGCTGGCGACGTGGGCCCACCAGGGGTTGATGTCCGGGAAGCTGCGCCTGGAGGGCGTGGGAGGCTACAGCCGCCGCGACACGGACTTCCGCGACATGGCGAGGTCCGTCTACGACTGGTACGGAAACCAGGGCGTGGAGCGTCGCCAGCCGGGGGAAATCGACAGCACGGCCGCCGACCAGGTCCTGCGGCAGGAGAGTGTCCTGGCGCGCCTGCATGCGGGCTATGAGTTCTCCGCGGCCCAGCAGCTTCGCGTCTCCCTGGCGCCGACCTTCGTGACGCGCGGAGGAGAGGACCGGCTCAAGCAGGGCACGGACCAGAGAGATCCGCTCAGCGCGCAGAGAGACCTGCTCACGGGTGTTGGAGGAATCGAGCACGAGCTCGCCCTCGGAGATGGGGCGCTCAAGAACGTGGCCTTCCTGAAGGGCTACATGATGCGCTCGACGTCGGAGGAGGCGCTGCCCGAGGGCGGCTTCCGGCGGCAGGACCAGTCCACGGAGCGCCTGGGCGTCGGCGAGAGCCTGCGGCTCTTCCTGCCGCACGGGTTGATGCTCAAGGCCTCCTACGAATACGCCACGCGCTTGCCCGGGCCGGACGAGCTGTTCGGCGATGGGGTCATGGTGCTCGCGAACCTGGGGCTGCGGCCGGAGGTGAGCCACAACGCCAACCTGGAGCTCTCCCTGTCGGACTTCCGCACCGGGGTGGGCACCTGGCGGGGGAGCGTGGGCGGCTTCGCGCGGCTGGCCGACCAGCTCATCGTCCTGCTCGGGGACGACACCACGCTGAGCTACCAGAACGTATTCGCCGCGCGCTCCCTGGGCGTCGAGGCCTCCGCGGGCTGGACGTCGCCCGGTGAGTGGCTGTCGCTCGACGCCAACAGCACCTGGCAGGACTTCCGCAACGCGGGTGGGGCGGGCGCCTACGCGGCCTTCAAGGGAGACCGAATCCCGAACCGTCCGTGGCTCTTCGCCAACCTCACCGCGAGGCTGCAGCGCGGCTCACTCCTCCTCACGGGGGACACCGCGTCGTTCAGCGTCACGTCTCGCTACATCCACGAGTTCTACCGGGGCTGGGAGAGCCAGGGGCTGCGCGCGTTCAAGCAGAAGGTCTCCTCGCAGTTCACCCACTCCCTGGGCCTCTCGTACACGAAGCCGGGCCCCGTCACGCTGGGCGGGACGCTCGAGGTGCTGAACGTGACGGACGCGAAGACCTACGACTTCTTCGGCGTGCAGCGTCCCGGCCGCGCGCTGTCCTTCAAGGTCACCGCGGATTTCTGA
- a CDS encoding efflux RND transporter permease subunit — translation MWIVRLALQRPYTFVVAALLLVFVSVHVIREAPTDILPEVDLPVISVVWTYEGLPAQQIERQITQFSEYSLANNVANLARQESQSFDGVSVGRLYLHPGADVAEAMAQVTASSQSITRRMPPGTPPPIILRYSASSVPILQLSFSSETLTESQIYDHVNQRVRPLLGTVQGSRIPQLSGGKPRQITVDLDLEALKAQGLAPHDVATAVSAQNLVLPTGSIKMGAHEYRVTLNSSPESIDALNDIPVRRGDGRVVFLRDVAHVHDGFAVQTNIAREEGRRSIILSVMKTGEASTLEVARRVRELVPTLQAAAPEGLTVRLLADQSSFVTTAIHGLLVEGVIAALLTATMLLLFIGSWRSTLIIAISIPLSVLAAILMLRGLGYSLNSMTLGGLALAVGILVDDATVELENIHRNLAMGKPLTQAILDGAEQIAVPAFVASLSIGIVFISVLFLEGPARYLFLPMGLAVGLAVMASYVLSRTLVPTLVQYLLRAEVEQHGQPATGLFARLHLRFDAGFHHFRERYVGALQRALLHPRRVLFVFALAMLGALGLMPFVGRDFFPTVDSGQLRLHVVAPPGTRIEETERSLSLVEQAVRELIPAEDRVSMIDQIGMPGGYNLALTDTSNVSSADGEVLVVLSPARRRRTDAYVRLLREQLPARFPELGFYFQPADIVTQILNFGLPSPIDVQISGSQREATYAVARKLEAELSQVRGAVDVRLFQVMNAPRLHFDVDRVRSSAVGLTQRDVANNMLLTVSSSSQVSPSFWSDPKTGNSYPVSVRVPESRVASVEDLTRLALPTREGTQLLGDFARVQRAQTPVFVSHVDIQPTFNVRADVQDSDLGSVSSRLERVVERYRGELPPGSRIQVRGQVDSMRTGFERLLLGLLFAAVLVYALMVVNFQSWLDPFIIITALPGAVVGMVVALFVTQTSFSIPSLMGAIMSVGVATANSVLVVSFANEQRLRGASALEAALEAGRVRVRPVLMTALAMGLGMLPMSLGLSEGGEQNAALGCAVIGGLVGATVATLFFVPVVYSLMQARRDVRVAASALEPSVTA, via the coding sequence ATGTGGATTGTCCGACTCGCGCTCCAACGCCCCTATACCTTCGTGGTGGCTGCGTTGTTGCTCGTCTTCGTGAGCGTGCATGTCATCCGCGAGGCACCCACGGACATCCTCCCGGAGGTCGACCTCCCTGTCATCAGCGTTGTATGGACTTACGAGGGGTTGCCGGCGCAGCAGATTGAACGGCAGATCACCCAGTTCAGTGAGTACTCCCTGGCCAACAATGTCGCCAACCTGGCGCGGCAGGAAAGCCAGTCGTTCGACGGTGTTTCAGTCGGCCGGTTGTATCTACATCCCGGGGCTGACGTGGCCGAGGCCATGGCGCAAGTCACGGCCTCCTCTCAATCCATCACCCGGCGAATGCCTCCCGGGACGCCGCCGCCCATCATCCTGCGGTACTCGGCCAGCAGCGTCCCCATCCTCCAGTTGTCGTTCAGCAGCGAGACGCTCACCGAGTCGCAAATCTATGACCACGTGAATCAGCGCGTCCGGCCCTTGCTGGGGACGGTGCAGGGCTCGCGCATTCCCCAGCTCTCGGGGGGCAAGCCCCGGCAGATCACCGTGGACCTGGACCTGGAGGCGCTCAAGGCGCAGGGCCTGGCGCCGCATGACGTCGCCACGGCGGTCTCCGCGCAGAACCTGGTCCTCCCCACGGGGAGCATCAAGATGGGGGCGCACGAGTACCGGGTGACGCTCAACAGCAGCCCGGAGAGCATCGACGCGCTCAATGACATCCCGGTGCGCCGAGGCGATGGCCGCGTCGTGTTCCTGCGCGACGTGGCGCATGTGCATGACGGGTTCGCGGTGCAGACGAACATCGCGCGCGAGGAGGGACGGCGCTCCATCATCCTGTCCGTGATGAAGACGGGAGAGGCCTCGACGCTGGAGGTCGCCCGGCGCGTGCGCGAGCTGGTGCCCACCCTCCAGGCCGCCGCGCCGGAGGGGCTCACGGTGAGGCTCCTGGCGGACCAGTCCTCCTTCGTGACGACCGCCATCCACGGGTTGCTGGTGGAGGGAGTGATTGCGGCGCTGCTGACCGCGACGATGCTCCTGTTGTTCATCGGGAGCTGGCGCAGCACGCTCATCATCGCCATCTCCATCCCGCTGTCGGTGCTCGCGGCGATATTGATGCTGCGGGGCCTGGGCTACTCGCTCAACTCGATGACGCTCGGAGGGCTGGCGCTCGCGGTGGGCATCCTGGTGGACGATGCCACGGTGGAGCTGGAGAACATCCACCGCAACCTCGCGATGGGCAAGCCCCTCACGCAGGCCATCCTGGACGGCGCGGAGCAGATCGCCGTGCCCGCGTTCGTCGCGTCGCTCTCCATCGGCATCGTCTTCATCTCGGTGCTCTTCCTCGAGGGGCCGGCCCGCTACCTCTTCCTCCCCATGGGGCTGGCGGTGGGGCTGGCCGTCATGGCCTCGTATGTCCTGTCGCGCACGCTGGTGCCCACGCTCGTGCAGTACCTGCTGCGCGCGGAGGTGGAGCAGCACGGCCAGCCCGCGACGGGGCTGTTCGCGCGGCTGCACCTGCGCTTCGATGCGGGCTTCCACCACTTCCGCGAGCGATATGTCGGAGCGCTCCAGCGGGCGCTGCTGCATCCGCGCCGCGTCCTGTTCGTCTTCGCGCTGGCGATGCTGGGCGCGCTGGGGCTGATGCCCTTCGTGGGGCGCGACTTCTTTCCCACCGTGGACTCCGGCCAGCTGCGGCTGCACGTGGTGGCGCCTCCGGGGACCCGCATCGAGGAGACGGAGCGCTCCCTGTCCCTGGTGGAGCAGGCCGTGCGCGAGCTCATCCCGGCGGAGGACCGGGTGAGCATGATTGACCAGATAGGGATGCCGGGCGGCTACAACCTCGCGCTGACCGATACGTCCAACGTGAGCAGCGCGGATGGAGAGGTCCTCGTGGTCCTGTCCCCCGCGCGACGGCGCCGGACGGATGCGTATGTGCGGTTGCTCCGCGAGCAGCTCCCGGCCCGGTTCCCCGAGCTGGGGTTCTATTTCCAGCCCGCGGACATCGTGACGCAGATCCTCAACTTCGGGCTGCCGTCTCCCATCGACGTGCAGATTTCAGGCTCGCAGCGGGAGGCCACCTACGCCGTCGCGCGAAAGCTGGAGGCGGAGCTGAGCCAGGTGCGCGGCGCGGTGGACGTGCGGTTGTTCCAGGTGATGAACGCGCCCCGGCTGCACTTCGACGTGGACCGGGTGCGCTCCAGCGCGGTGGGCCTCACGCAGCGGGACGTGGCCAACAACATGCTGCTCACCGTGTCCTCCAGCTCCCAGGTGAGCCCCAGCTTCTGGAGCGACCCGAAGACGGGCAACAGCTACCCCGTGTCGGTGCGGGTGCCGGAGTCGCGGGTGGCCTCGGTGGAGGACCTGACGCGGCTGGCGTTGCCCACGCGCGAGGGCACCCAGTTGCTGGGGGACTTCGCCCGGGTGCAGCGCGCGCAGACGCCTGTCTTCGTCAGCCACGTGGACATCCAGCCCACCTTCAACGTCCGCGCGGATGTCCAGGACTCGGACCTGGGCAGCGTGTCCTCGCGGCTGGAGCGCGTCGTGGAGCGCTATCGAGGAGAGCTGCCTCCGGGCTCTCGCATCCAGGTGCGTGGGCAGGTGGACAGCATGCGCACCGGCTTCGAGCGGTTGCTGCTGGGCCTGCTGTTCGCGGCGGTGCTCGTCTATGCGTTGATGGTCGTCAACTTCCAGTCCTGGCTGGACCCCTTCATCATCATCACCGCGCTGCCGGGAGCCGTGGTGGGCATGGTGGTGGCGCTCTTCGTCACCCAGACGTCCTTCAGCATCCCCTCGTTGATGGGCGCCATCATGAGCGTGGGGGTGGCGACGGCCAACTCCGTGCTCGTGGTGTCCTTCGCCAACGAGCAGCGGCTGCGAGGCGCCAGCGCGCTGGAGGCGGCGCTCGAGGCGGGGCGGGTGCGCGTGCGCCCCGTGCTGATGACGGCGCTGGCCATGGGGTTGGGCATGCTCCCCATGTCCCTGGGGCTGAGTGAAGGTGGAGAACAGAACGCGGCGCTGGGCTGCGCCGTCATCGGCGGACTCGTGGGCGCCACGGTCGCGACCTTGTTCTTCGTTCCAGTGGTCTACAGCCTGATGCAGGCGCGGCGGGATGTCCGCGTGGCTGCGTCCGCCCTCGAGCCCTCGGTGACCGCGTGA
- a CDS encoding EamA family transporter: METVLYSLTSVLLRSGNSVFDRLSYGLRRQSILVLNFANNFVPFLLLAALLPLLPLENKTGWTMYANPKLALFAASVQGVAFAFSYGFRHLTVARVNIVSRVGDVLIPLVLMLAGRTVHWTEYLFALAVSGCSLLAAGGMTDSKKTLWLPAFFITAAVIVQSLCGELFFQGKSSDVATNLEVSTALMFWRSAVCLVLLLLFGSKELMTSQMGELVEDRRARINLMVRGLFTMGNQVAFVMALATGNRVVAWPILNSVTLFSLVFANAFIQEAPARREVFAVVAIVSLAVLKATL, encoded by the coding sequence ATGGAGACCGTCCTCTATTCGCTGACGTCGGTGCTGTTGCGCTCGGGCAACAGCGTCTTCGACCGGTTGAGCTACGGGCTTCGCCGCCAGTCCATCCTGGTCCTCAACTTCGCCAACAACTTCGTCCCGTTCCTCCTCCTGGCGGCGCTGCTGCCCCTGCTGCCCCTGGAGAACAAGACGGGCTGGACGATGTATGCCAATCCGAAGCTCGCGCTCTTCGCGGCGAGCGTCCAGGGTGTGGCCTTCGCCTTCTCGTATGGCTTCCGTCACCTGACGGTGGCGCGGGTGAACATCGTCTCGCGGGTGGGAGATGTCCTCATCCCCCTGGTGCTGATGCTCGCCGGGCGCACGGTGCATTGGACCGAGTACCTGTTCGCCCTCGCCGTGTCTGGTTGCTCGCTGCTGGCGGCGGGAGGGATGACGGACAGCAAGAAGACGCTGTGGCTGCCCGCGTTCTTCATCACCGCGGCCGTCATCGTCCAGAGCCTCTGTGGCGAGCTGTTCTTCCAGGGGAAGTCGTCGGACGTGGCGACCAACCTGGAGGTGAGCACGGCCCTGATGTTCTGGCGGAGCGCCGTCTGCCTGGTGCTGCTGCTCCTCTTCGGCTCGAAGGAGCTGATGACCTCGCAGATGGGGGAGCTGGTCGAGGACCGCCGCGCGCGCATCAACTTGATGGTGCGCGGCCTGTTCACCATGGGCAATCAGGTGGCCTTCGTCATGGCGCTCGCGACGGGGAACCGGGTCGTCGCGTGGCCCATCCTCAACTCCGTGACACTCTTCTCGCTGGTGTTCGCCAATGCCTTCATTCAAGAGGCGCCCGCACGGCGAGAGGTGTTCGCCGTGGTCGCCATTGTCTCGCTGGCCGTGCTCAAGGCCACGCTGTAG